A stretch of the Lactuca sativa cultivar Salinas chromosome 9, Lsat_Salinas_v11, whole genome shotgun sequence genome encodes the following:
- the LOC111879490 gene encoding protein N-terminal glutamine amidohydrolase isoform X1, with protein sequence MMASSLGSDSSTSSDVPQFHHTPSFCEENVYLLCKKLCADKVADVSDLFVVFISNENKHVPLWHQKASHRADGVILWDYHVICIQRRKEGKSMDLVWDLDSSLPFPSTLSSYISESIRPSFELFSEFQRVFRIVHAPIFLRYFASDRRHMKDSQGNWMANPPEYEVIVAEDGNVHNLNEYIEMSTKDVLKDLGEDKINAVFTKQFGLLVGNSNVLYSCYQCGQYFLFPHNSNIFVIILPIITMYLHFFTDYIYRQANKQIQKTHKVENVKTCHSL encoded by the exons CGAAGAAAATGTGTATTTGCTCTGCAAGAAACTATGTGCAGATAAAGTAGCTGATGTATCAGATCTCTTTGTTGTCTTCATTTCCAATGAGAATAAACAT GTTCCATTGTGGCATCAGAAAGCTAGCCATAGAGCTGATGGGGTAATTCTATGGGATTACCATGTAATCTGCATTCAG AGAAGAAAAGAAGGAAAGTCCATGGATTTAGTATGGGATTTAGATTCATCTCTTCCATTTCCATCAACTCTATCATCATATATATCAGAGAGTATAAGGCCATCTTTCGAGCTATTTTCTGAATTTCAGAG GGTTTTCCGTATAGTCCATGCTCCTATATTTCTCCGTTATTTTGCTTCTGATAGAAGACACATGAAGGATTCTCAAGGAAACTGGATGGCTAATCCACCTGAATATGAAGTGATAGTAGCTGAAg ATGGAAATGTGCACAACCTAAACGAGTACATTGAAATGTCAACAAAAGATGTGTTGAAAGATTTAGGTGAAGACAAGATTAATGCGGTTTTTACCAAGCAATTTGGGTTATTAGTAG ggaatagcaacgtactttactCTTGCTACCAATGTGGACAATATTTCCTTTTTCcccataatagcaacatatttgtaattattttacccataataacaatgtatttacatttctttacgGATTATATATATAGGCAGGCAAACAAGCAAATTCAGAAGACCCACAAGGTTGAGAACGTGAAAACATGTCACAGCCTTTAA